The following proteins are encoded in a genomic region of Nicotiana sylvestris chromosome 4, ASM39365v2, whole genome shotgun sequence:
- the LOC104234464 gene encoding glyceraldehyde-3-phosphate dehydrogenase B, chloroplastic produces the protein MASHSALASSRIPTTTRLPTKNSHSFPTQCLSKKFEVAEFAGLRSSGCVTFSNKESSFFDVVSAQLTPKTTGSTPVKGETVAKLKVAINGFGRIGRNFLRCWHGRKDSPLDVVVVNDSGGVKNASHLLKYDSMLGTFKADVKIVDNETISVDGKHIKVVSSRDPLKLPWAELGIDIVIEGTGVFVDGPGAGKHIQAGAKKVIITAPAKGADIPTYVVGVNEQDYSHEVADIISNASCTTNCLAPFVKVMDEELGIVKGTMTTTHSYTGDQRLLDASHRDLRRARAAALNIVPTSTGAAKAVSLVLPQLKGKLNGIALRVPTPNVSVVDLVVNVAKKGITAEDVNAAFRKAADGPLKGVLAVCDEPLVSVDFRCSDVSSTIDSSLTMVMGDDMVKVVAWYDNEWGYSQRVVDLAHLVANKWPGVAVPGSGDPLDEFCKTNPADEECKVYE, from the exons ATGGCTTCCCACTCAGCTTTGGCTTCTTCAAGAATTCCTACAACCACAAGGCTACCTACCAAGAACTCCCACTCTTTCCCCACTCAATGCTTATCCaag AAATTTGAAGTAGCCGAATTTGCTGGTCTTCGATCGAGTGGATGTGTGACATTTTCCAACAAAGAGTCTTCTTTCTTTGATGTTGTCTCTGCTCAACTCACTCCAAAG ACCACAGGATCAACCCCTGTTAAGGGAGAAACTGTTGCTAAATTGAAGGTTGCTATCAATGGTTTTGGACGAATTGGTAGGAATTTCCTCCGATGCTGGCATGGGCGCAAAGACTCGCCACTAGATGTCGTGGTTGTCAACGACAGTGGTGGTGTCAAGAAT GCATCTCACTTGCTAAAGTATGATTCGATGCTGGGAACATTCAAAGCTGATGTGAAAATAGTGGATAATGAAACCATTAGTGTTGATGGAAAGCACATCAAGGTTGTTTCTAGCAGGGACCCCCTTAAGCTTCCTTGGGCTGAACTTGGCATCGACATTGTTATTGAG GGAACCGGTGTGTTTGTTGATGGTCCAGGTGCTGGGAAGCACATCCAAGCTGGTGCCAAGAAAGTTATCATCACTGCACCAGCAAAAGGTGCTGACATTCCTACCTATGTCGTTGGGGTGAACGAGCAAGACTACTCTCACGAGGTTGCTGATATCATAAG CAATGCCTCTTGCACCACTAACTGCTTGGCTCCATTTGTAAAGGTCATGGATGAAGAACTTG GTATTGTGAAGGGTACAATGACGACAACTCACTCTTACACCGGAGATCAG AGGCTTCTAGATGCTTCACACCGTGACTTGAGGAGAGCGAGAGCAGCAGCATTGAACATTGTCCCAACCAGCACTGGTGCAGCCAAGGCTGTATCTTTAGTGCTACCTCAACTTAAGGGAAAGCTCAATGGCATTGCTCTCCGTGTCCCAACACCTAATGTTTCAGTTGTTGACCTCGTTGTCAATGTCGCAAAGAAAGGAATTACAGCTGAGGATGTCAATGCAGCTTTCAGAAAAGCTGCTGATGGTCCATTGAAAGGCGTATTAGCTGTGTGCGATGAACCTCTTGTTTCAGTTGACTTCAGATGCTCTGATGTCTCATCCACCATCGACTCCTCTTTAACCATGGTTATGGGAGACGATATGGTCAAGGTCGTGGCTTGGTACGATAACGAGTGGGGATACAG CCAACGTGTGGTGGATTTGGCTCATCTAGTAGCAAACAAATGGCCAGGAGTTGCAGTACCAGGAAGTGGAGATCCATTGGATGAGTTTTGCAAGACAAATCCTGCTGATGAGGAATGCAAAGTCTATGAATAA